A window of Actinomadura rubteroloni contains these coding sequences:
- the rplS gene encoding 50S ribosomal protein L19: protein MHTLIQEIEKAALRSDHPAFRPGDTVKVHARITEGKVTRVQVFEGVVIRRQGGGARETFTVRKVSKGGYGVERTWPLNSPHIEKLEVVVRGDVRRAKLYYLRNLRGKAARIKEKRDF, encoded by the coding sequence ATGCACACCCTGATCCAGGAGATCGAGAAGGCCGCGCTGCGTTCCGACCACCCGGCCTTCCGTCCCGGCGACACGGTGAAGGTGCACGCGCGCATCACCGAGGGCAAGGTCACCCGCGTCCAGGTCTTCGAGGGCGTGGTCATCCGCCGCCAGGGCGGCGGCGCCCGCGAGACGTTCACCGTCCGCAAGGTGAGCAAGGGCGGCTACGGCGTCGAGCGCACCTGGCCGCTGAACAGCCCGCACATCGAGAAGCTGGAAGTGGTCGTCCGCGGCGACGTCCGCCGCGCGAAGCTGTACTACCTCCGCAACCTGCGGGGCAAGGCCGCGCGCATCAAGGAGAAGCGGGACTTCTGA
- the trmD gene encoding tRNA (guanosine(37)-N1)-methyltransferase TrmD codes for MKLDIVSIFPEYFAPLEISLLGKARRAGLLDVAVHDLRQWAHDRHRTVDDTPYGGGPGMVMKPEPWGAALDAVAPGPELPRLVVPTPSGRPFTQATAAELAGEPWLLFACGRYEGIDSRVVADAATRMRVDEVSLGDFVLAGGEVAVLVMVEAIGRLLPGVLGNAESVADDSFAPGSMESLLEGPVYTKPPVWRDRAVPDVLLSGHHGAIARWRRDEALRRTARHRPELLARLDRDGLDARDRAVLADTGFPVDDEDMAH; via the coding sequence ATGAAACTCGACATCGTCTCGATCTTCCCGGAGTACTTCGCGCCGCTGGAGATCTCCCTGCTCGGCAAGGCGCGCCGCGCCGGGCTGCTGGACGTCGCCGTCCACGACCTGCGGCAGTGGGCCCACGACCGGCACCGGACCGTGGACGACACGCCCTACGGCGGCGGTCCCGGCATGGTGATGAAGCCCGAACCGTGGGGTGCGGCGCTCGACGCCGTCGCGCCGGGTCCGGAGCTGCCCCGGCTCGTCGTCCCGACGCCCAGCGGACGCCCGTTCACCCAGGCCACCGCGGCCGAACTCGCCGGTGAGCCGTGGCTGCTGTTCGCCTGCGGGCGCTATGAGGGCATCGACTCGCGCGTCGTCGCCGACGCCGCCACCCGGATGCGGGTGGACGAGGTCAGCCTCGGCGACTTCGTCCTCGCGGGCGGGGAGGTGGCCGTGCTCGTCATGGTCGAGGCGATCGGACGGCTGCTGCCCGGCGTCCTCGGCAACGCCGAGTCCGTCGCCGACGACTCCTTCGCGCCGGGCTCGATGGAGTCGCTGCTCGAAGGGCCCGTCTACACCAAGCCGCCCGTCTGGCGGGACCGCGCCGTCCCGGACGTCCTGCTGTCGGGCCACCACGGCGCCATCGCGCGCTGGCGGCGGGACGAGGCGCTGCGCCGCACCGCCCGGCACCGCCCCGAACTGCTCGCCCGTCTCGACCGGGACGGGCTGGACGCCCGCGACCGGGCCGTCCTCGCCGACACCGGTTTTCCGGTGGACGACGAAGATATGGCACACTGA
- the rimM gene encoding ribosome maturation factor RimM (Essential for efficient processing of 16S rRNA) yields the protein MAPRRAAPRPSGERLVVGRVGRAHGVRGEVQIDVRTDDPDLRFAVGTVIATDPATAGPLTVAQVRPHSGRLLLRFAGVGDRTAAEELRGVWLVVDPADIPAPSDPDEFHDRDLVGLAVVTDAGADVGTVTDVLHHGQDLLVVRRPGADDALIPFVSALVPEVDLTAGRVVVTPPPGLLDDGAV from the coding sequence GTGGCGCCCCGCCGGGCCGCGCCCCGGCCGTCCGGCGAGCGGCTCGTCGTCGGCCGGGTCGGACGCGCGCACGGTGTGCGCGGCGAGGTCCAGATCGACGTGCGGACCGACGACCCGGATCTCCGGTTCGCCGTCGGCACCGTGATCGCGACCGATCCCGCCACCGCCGGGCCGCTCACCGTGGCCCAGGTGCGCCCGCATTCAGGGCGCCTGCTCCTGCGCTTCGCCGGGGTCGGCGACCGCACCGCCGCCGAGGAACTGCGCGGCGTGTGGCTGGTCGTCGACCCCGCCGACATCCCCGCCCCGTCCGACCCCGACGAGTTCCACGACCGTGATCTGGTCGGGCTCGCGGTCGTCACGGACGCGGGCGCGGATGTCGGCACCGTCACCGACGTCCTGCACCACGGGCAGGATCTGCTGGTCGTCCGGCGTCCCGGCGCCGACGACGCGCTGATCCCGTTCGTGTCCGCGCTCGTCCCCGAGGTCGACCTGACCGCGGGACGCGTCGTCGTGACCCCTCCGCCCGGCCTCCTGGACGACGGGGCGGTCTGA
- a CDS encoding RNA-binding protein yields the protein MLEEALEHLVRGIVESPDDVLVRARRIRGGRVLEVRVHPDDLGKVIGRSGRTAKALRTVISALSGGRYVRVDLLDVNEVR from the coding sequence GTGCTCGAAGAAGCGCTGGAGCACCTGGTGCGGGGGATCGTGGAGAGCCCGGACGACGTCCTGGTCCGCGCCCGCCGCATCAGGGGCGGCCGGGTCCTCGAGGTGCGCGTGCACCCCGATGACCTCGGCAAGGTCATCGGCCGCAGCGGACGCACCGCCAAGGCCCTGCGCACCGTGATCAGCGCCCTTTCCGGGGGCCGGTACGTGCGGGTGGACCTCCTCGACGTGAACGAGGTCCGCTGA
- the rpsP gene encoding 30S ribosomal protein S16 encodes MAVKIKLKRLGKIRNPQYRIVVADARTKRDGRAIEEIGLYQPKQEPSLIRIDSERAQYWLGVGAQPTEPVLNLLKITGDWQKFKGEPGAEGTLKVAEPGQDKKAVFEAAVKESMGTDAGEAPAPRTRKKSEPKKTEPKPTEAKQAESAEPAATADGSSEVEG; translated from the coding sequence GTGGCAGTCAAGATCAAGCTCAAGCGTCTGGGGAAGATCCGGAACCCGCAGTACCGGATCGTCGTGGCCGACGCCCGCACCAAGCGGGACGGTCGCGCCATCGAGGAGATCGGGCTCTACCAGCCCAAGCAGGAGCCCTCGCTCATCCGGATCGACTCCGAGCGGGCGCAGTACTGGCTGGGCGTCGGCGCGCAGCCGACCGAGCCGGTGCTCAACCTGCTGAAGATCACCGGTGACTGGCAGAAGTTCAAGGGCGAGCCGGGTGCCGAGGGCACCCTCAAGGTCGCCGAGCCGGGCCAGGACAAGAAGGCCGTCTTCGAGGCGGCCGTCAAGGAGTCCATGGGCACCGACGCGGGCGAGGCCCCCGCGCCGCGCACCCGCAAGAAGTCCGAGCCGAAGAAGACCGAGCCGAAGCCGACCGAGGCGAAGCAGGCCGAGTCGGCCGAGCCGGCCGCGACCGCCGACGGCAGTAGCGAAGTCGAGGGCTGA
- the ffh gene encoding signal recognition particle protein, with the protein MFETLSDRLTTVFSSLRSKGRLSEADINATAREIRVALLEADVALPVVKDFIARIRERAAGAEVSQALNPAQQVVKIVNEELVTILGGETREIRYAKNPPTVIMLAGLQGAGKTTLAGKLARWLKAADHTPLLVAADLQRPNAVQQLQVVGERAGVPVFAPEPGSGVGDPVDVARRSIEHANRALHDVVVIDTAGRLGIDAEMMQQAVDIRDAVSPDEVLFVVDAMVGQDAVNTAQAFMDGVGFDGVVLTKLDGDARGGAALSVRHITGRPIMFASTGEKLEDFSVFHPDRMAGRILDMGDVLTLIEQAEQAFDAEQAQRMSTKFVSGEDFTLEDFLEQMMMIRKLGPIGNLLGMMPGMGQVRDQISQIDDKDLDRVAAIIRSMTPDERSNPKIINGSRRARIARGSGVGVGEVSSLVTRFFDAQKMVRQMAGGMGLPGTPGRRKAKQAAKAAKKKGKQRSGDPRKRAAGRAETPAGAPDGAPQGLPPGLGGGQLPPGLGGGQLPPGFTMPDLGKLQGRKKK; encoded by the coding sequence GTGTTCGAGACGCTCTCCGACCGGTTGACGACGGTCTTCTCGTCGCTGCGCAGCAAGGGCCGGCTCTCCGAGGCCGACATCAACGCGACGGCCCGCGAGATCCGTGTCGCGCTGCTCGAAGCCGACGTGGCGCTGCCCGTCGTCAAGGACTTCATCGCCCGGATCAGGGAGCGGGCGGCCGGGGCCGAGGTCTCGCAGGCGCTCAACCCGGCGCAGCAGGTCGTCAAGATCGTCAACGAGGAACTGGTCACCATCCTCGGCGGCGAGACCCGCGAGATCCGCTACGCCAAGAACCCGCCGACCGTGATCATGCTCGCGGGCCTCCAGGGCGCGGGCAAGACGACCCTCGCCGGCAAGCTCGCCCGCTGGCTGAAGGCCGCCGACCACACGCCGCTGCTCGTCGCCGCCGACCTCCAGCGGCCCAACGCCGTCCAGCAACTCCAGGTCGTCGGCGAGCGCGCCGGGGTGCCGGTGTTCGCGCCCGAGCCCGGCAGCGGCGTCGGCGACCCGGTGGACGTGGCGCGCCGCTCCATCGAGCACGCCAACCGCGCCCTGCACGACGTCGTCGTCATCGACACCGCGGGCCGCCTCGGCATCGACGCCGAGATGATGCAGCAGGCCGTCGACATCCGCGACGCCGTCAGCCCCGACGAGGTGCTGTTCGTCGTCGACGCGATGGTCGGCCAGGACGCCGTGAACACCGCCCAGGCGTTCATGGACGGCGTCGGCTTCGACGGCGTCGTCCTCACCAAGCTCGACGGCGACGCGCGCGGCGGCGCGGCGCTGTCGGTACGGCACATCACCGGCCGGCCGATCATGTTCGCGTCCACCGGCGAGAAGCTGGAGGACTTCAGCGTCTTCCACCCCGACCGCATGGCCGGGCGCATCCTCGACATGGGCGACGTCCTCACCCTGATCGAGCAGGCCGAGCAGGCGTTCGACGCCGAGCAGGCGCAGCGGATGTCCACGAAGTTCGTCTCGGGTGAGGACTTCACCCTGGAGGACTTCCTCGAGCAGATGATGATGATCCGCAAGCTCGGGCCGATCGGGAACCTGCTCGGGATGATGCCCGGCATGGGCCAGGTCCGGGACCAGATCAGCCAGATCGACGACAAGGACCTCGACCGCGTCGCCGCGATCATCCGCTCGATGACGCCGGACGAGCGCAGCAACCCCAAGATCATCAACGGGTCGCGGCGGGCGCGCATCGCGCGCGGCTCGGGCGTCGGCGTCGGCGAGGTCAGCAGCCTGGTCACCCGGTTCTTCGACGCGCAGAAGATGGTCCGGCAGATGGCGGGCGGCATGGGCCTGCCCGGTACACCCGGCCGCCGCAAGGCCAAGCAGGCCGCCAAGGCGGCCAAGAAGAAGGGCAAGCAGCGCAGCGGCGACCCGCGCAAGCGCGCCGCCGGGCGCGCCGAGACGCCCGCCGGGGCGCCCGACGGCGCCCCCCAGGGCCTTCCGCCCGGCCTCGGCGGCGGGCAGCTTCCCCCCGGGCTCGGCGGCGGCCAGCTTCCGCCCGGCTTCACGATGCCCGACCTCGGCAAGCTGCAGGGCCGCAAGAAGAAGTGA
- a CDS encoding [protein-PII] uridylyltransferase, with product MEVAPDSARAALAAARAERCADLDDWLAGLLAAGDGVPEGVALVAVGSLGRRELTPGGDLDLVLVHRGRSDVAALADRLWYPIWDAGLRLDHSVRTVAEARKVARADMKAALGLLSARRVAGEHALADELRAAVLADWRADARSRLAELGEMCRTRWESQGELAFLLEPDLKEAHGGLRDVHVMQAVGASWVASAPDARVRAAHDLLLDVRHALHDQTGRSADRLVLQEQNPVAAALGLGDADRLLRATAEAARTVVHASDHLWHHVDRFLAPRRRGKAPAERRPVADGAVEQDGAVVLARGADLADPALVLRVAAGAAHAGLPLAPATVGRLAEHAALPAAPWPAAARDALVALLGAGPAAIPVWEDLDQAGLIVRLLPVWERVRNRPQRNPFHRYTVDRHLVEAAAGAAALTREVARPDLLLAGALLHDIGKGSPGDHSVTGAALARDIAADLGFDAGDVAVLETAVRYHLLLPDTATRRDIDDPATIETVLAAVATVPGREIELLDLLAALAVADAKATGPTAWNAWKAGQIAELTRRVRAALSGDVLPPPPAPRPALVRHDGAAVRIAGSEITIAAPDRPGLLWRVAGVLALHRLVVRGARITSVPDHGTAVLEFTALPEFGTPPEPAALEADLRRLLADRLDVAERLERRARSVRVRPGVPVAPPRVTVVEDASAVATVIEVRAHDRPGLLWRVGQAIGACGLQVRAARVDTLGAEAVDVFYVVDGDGKPPADPAVLSDVRQRVLTALR from the coding sequence GTGGAAGTGGCCCCCGACTCGGCCCGCGCAGCCCTCGCGGCGGCGCGGGCCGAGCGCTGCGCGGACCTGGACGACTGGCTCGCGGGCCTGCTGGCCGCCGGGGACGGCGTCCCCGAGGGCGTCGCGCTCGTCGCCGTCGGCAGCCTCGGCCGCCGCGAGCTGACCCCCGGCGGGGACCTGGACCTCGTGCTCGTCCACCGGGGACGGTCCGACGTCGCCGCCCTCGCCGACCGCCTCTGGTACCCGATCTGGGACGCCGGGCTCCGCCTCGACCACTCGGTGCGGACCGTCGCCGAGGCCCGCAAGGTCGCCCGCGCCGACATGAAGGCCGCGCTCGGGCTGCTGTCGGCCCGCCGCGTCGCGGGCGAGCACGCGCTGGCCGACGAACTGCGCGCCGCCGTCCTCGCCGACTGGCGCGCCGACGCCCGGTCCCGCCTGGCCGAACTGGGCGAGATGTGCCGGACGCGCTGGGAGTCGCAGGGCGAGCTGGCCTTCCTCCTCGAACCCGACCTGAAGGAGGCGCACGGCGGGCTGCGCGACGTCCACGTCATGCAGGCCGTCGGCGCGTCCTGGGTGGCGTCCGCGCCCGACGCGCGCGTCCGCGCCGCCCACGACCTGCTGCTGGACGTCCGGCACGCCCTGCACGACCAGACCGGGCGGTCCGCCGACCGGCTCGTCCTCCAGGAGCAGAACCCCGTCGCCGCCGCGCTCGGGCTCGGCGACGCCGACCGGCTGCTGCGCGCCACCGCCGAGGCCGCCCGGACGGTCGTCCACGCCTCCGACCACCTCTGGCACCACGTGGACCGGTTCCTCGCGCCGCGCCGCCGGGGCAAGGCCCCCGCCGAGCGCCGCCCGGTCGCCGACGGCGCCGTCGAGCAGGACGGCGCGGTCGTCCTCGCGCGCGGCGCCGACCTCGCCGACCCCGCGCTCGTCCTGCGCGTCGCCGCCGGCGCGGCCCACGCCGGGCTGCCGCTCGCGCCCGCCACCGTCGGCCGGCTCGCCGAGCACGCCGCCCTGCCCGCCGCGCCCTGGCCCGCCGCCGCCCGCGACGCCCTGGTCGCGCTGCTCGGCGCCGGGCCCGCCGCGATCCCGGTGTGGGAGGACCTCGACCAGGCCGGTCTCATCGTGCGGCTGCTGCCGGTATGGGAGCGCGTCCGCAACCGTCCGCAGCGCAACCCCTTCCACCGCTACACCGTGGACCGCCACCTGGTCGAGGCCGCCGCCGGGGCCGCCGCGCTGACCCGCGAGGTCGCCCGGCCCGACCTGCTGCTCGCCGGCGCGCTCCTGCACGACATCGGCAAGGGCTCGCCCGGCGACCACTCGGTGACGGGCGCGGCCCTGGCCCGCGACATCGCCGCCGACCTCGGCTTCGACGCCGGGGACGTGGCCGTGCTGGAGACCGCCGTCCGGTACCACCTGCTGCTGCCCGACACCGCCACGCGCCGCGACATCGACGATCCGGCGACGATCGAGACCGTGCTCGCCGCCGTCGCCACCGTCCCGGGGCGCGAGATCGAACTGCTGGACCTGCTCGCCGCGCTCGCCGTCGCCGACGCCAAGGCCACCGGGCCGACGGCCTGGAACGCGTGGAAGGCCGGGCAGATCGCCGAGCTGACCCGCCGCGTCCGCGCCGCCCTGTCCGGCGACGTCCTGCCGCCGCCGCCCGCCCCCCGGCCCGCGCTCGTCCGGCACGACGGGGCCGCCGTCCGCATCGCCGGGTCGGAGATCACGATCGCGGCGCCGGACCGTCCGGGGCTGCTGTGGCGCGTCGCGGGCGTGCTCGCGCTGCACCGGCTCGTCGTCCGCGGCGCCCGCATCACGTCCGTGCCCGACCACGGCACGGCCGTCCTGGAGTTCACCGCGCTGCCCGAGTTCGGGACGCCGCCCGAGCCCGCCGCGCTGGAGGCCGACCTGCGCCGCCTGCTCGCCGACCGGCTGGACGTCGCCGAACGGCTCGAACGCCGCGCCCGGTCCGTCCGGGTCCGTCCAGGCGTGCCCGTCGCGCCGCCCCGCGTGACGGTCGTGGAGGACGCCTCGGCCGTCGCCACCGTGATCGAGGTCCGCGCGCACGACCGTCCCGGCCTGCTGTGGCGGGTCGGCCAGGCCATCGGAGCGTGCGGCCTCCAGGTCCGCGCGGCGCGCGTCGACACGCTCGGCGCCGAGGCCGTGGACGTCTTCTACGTCGTGGACGGCGACGGCAAGCCCCCCGCCGACCCGGCCGTGCTCTCCGACGTCCGGCAACGCGTCCTCACGGCGCTGCGCTGA
- a CDS encoding P-II family nitrogen regulator, with product MKLITAVIKPFKLDEVKAALETAGVKGLTVSEASGFGRQKGHTEVYRGAEYKVDLVPKLRVEVLVDEADADEIIDVIVKAARTEKIGDGKVWAVPVDTIVRVRTGETGPEAL from the coding sequence GTGAAGCTGATCACGGCGGTCATCAAGCCGTTCAAGCTGGACGAGGTCAAGGCGGCCCTGGAGACGGCCGGGGTCAAGGGCCTCACCGTCAGCGAGGCCAGCGGCTTCGGCCGCCAGAAGGGCCACACCGAGGTCTACCGGGGCGCCGAGTACAAGGTCGACCTCGTGCCCAAGCTCCGCGTCGAGGTGCTGGTCGACGAGGCCGACGCCGACGAGATCATCGACGTGATCGTCAAGGCCGCCCGCACCGAGAAGATCGGCGACGGCAAGGTCTGGGCGGTCCCGGTGGACACGATCGTCCGCGTCCGCACCGGAGAGACCGGCCCGGAAGCCCTGTAG
- a CDS encoding ammonium transporter, producing the protein MKIDSGNTAWMLASTALVLLMTPGLAFFYGGMSRAKSVLNMMMMSFVSIAVVGMAWVVYGYSIAFSDGGGANKFIGGLDDWGLVGLEKTATLDDGTGIPSLVFVAFQATFAIITVALISGALADRTKFGAWVVFSLVWVTLVYAPIAHWVWGGGWIMDKVKALDFAGGTVVHINAGVAALAVVLVLGKRRGWPKDPMRPHNLPFVLLGAGLLFFGWFGFNAGSALAANDIAGVALINTMVATCAAGFGWIVVEKLRDGASTTLGIASGFVAGLVAITPACAYVTPVGALVLGLIAGAVCAFAVSLKYKLGYDDSLDVVGVHMVGGIIGALLIGFLGSTAVNPAGAKGLFAGGGLELLGKQAIAVAVTIVYSFVVTFIIAKVIDLTMGFRIDAEDEISGIDSAAHAETAYDFGSVHAGSAISHGTLAGSGSDQTKVEAEA; encoded by the coding sequence ATGAAAATCGACAGCGGCAACACTGCCTGGATGTTGGCGAGCACAGCGCTCGTCCTGCTCATGACCCCGGGGCTCGCGTTCTTCTACGGGGGGATGAGCCGAGCCAAGAGCGTGCTCAACATGATGATGATGAGCTTCGTCAGCATCGCCGTCGTGGGCATGGCATGGGTGGTCTACGGCTACTCCATCGCCTTCTCCGACGGCGGCGGCGCCAACAAGTTCATCGGCGGCCTCGACGACTGGGGTCTCGTCGGCCTGGAGAAGACCGCCACCCTCGACGACGGCACCGGCATCCCGAGCCTCGTCTTCGTGGCGTTCCAGGCGACCTTCGCCATCATCACGGTCGCGCTGATCAGCGGCGCGCTCGCCGACCGCACCAAGTTCGGCGCGTGGGTGGTGTTCTCCCTCGTCTGGGTCACCCTCGTCTACGCGCCGATCGCCCACTGGGTCTGGGGCGGCGGCTGGATCATGGACAAGGTCAAGGCGCTCGACTTCGCGGGCGGCACGGTCGTCCACATCAACGCCGGCGTCGCGGCCCTCGCGGTCGTGCTCGTCCTCGGCAAGCGGCGCGGCTGGCCGAAGGACCCGATGCGCCCGCACAACCTGCCCTTCGTCCTCCTCGGCGCGGGTCTGCTGTTCTTCGGCTGGTTCGGGTTCAACGCCGGCTCCGCCCTCGCGGCCAACGACATCGCGGGCGTCGCGCTGATCAACACGATGGTCGCCACCTGCGCGGCGGGCTTCGGCTGGATCGTGGTGGAGAAGCTGCGCGACGGCGCGTCCACGACGCTCGGCATCGCGTCCGGCTTCGTCGCCGGGCTCGTCGCGATCACCCCGGCCTGCGCCTACGTCACCCCGGTCGGCGCGCTCGTCCTCGGCCTGATCGCGGGCGCGGTCTGCGCCTTCGCCGTCAGCCTGAAGTACAAGCTCGGCTACGACGACTCGCTCGACGTCGTCGGCGTCCACATGGTCGGCGGCATCATCGGCGCCCTGCTCATCGGCTTCCTCGGCAGCACCGCCGTCAACCCGGCGGGCGCCAAGGGCCTGTTCGCCGGCGGCGGGCTGGAACTGCTCGGCAAGCAGGCGATCGCGGTCGCCGTCACGATCGTCTACTCGTTCGTCGTCACGTTCATCATCGCCAAGGTCATCGACCTCACGATGGGCTTCCGGATCGACGCCGAGGACGAGATCTCCGGCATCGACAGCGCCGCCCACGCCGAGACGGCCTACGATTTCGGCAGCGTCCACGCCGGGTCGGCGATTTCCCACGGCACGCTCGCCGGCAGCGGCAGCGACCAGACGAAGGTGGAGGCGGAAGCGTGA
- the ftsY gene encoding signal recognition particle-docking protein FtsY: MEYVILFAVLAALIVVVGGVMFLRPARRRPRPPVEPEERPRAEAGEAATGDGRAAAPVIEKPPPVPPARPEPEIEKPPPGAGRLVRLRARLARSQGTFGKALLGLLSRDTLDDEAWEEIEDTLIGADMGVAVSRQIAEDLRTRVQVLGTRTPEEVRGMLRDELVKQIGPDVDRAVRTAPHGTRPAVVLVVGVNGTGKTTTCGKLARVLVGDGRSVVLGAADTFRAAAADQLETWGSRVGAPVVRREEGADPASVAFDAVKRGIDDKTDTVIVDTAGRLHTKTGLMDELGKVKRVIEKQSPIDEILLVLDATTGQNGMQQARVFAEVVNVTGVVLTKLDGTAKGGIVVQVQRELGVPVKLVGLGEGADDLAPFEPEAFVDAILGD, from the coding sequence ATGGAATACGTCATCCTCTTCGCCGTGCTCGCCGCCCTGATCGTGGTCGTCGGCGGCGTCATGTTCCTGCGTCCCGCGCGCCGCAGGCCGCGCCCACCCGTAGAACCGGAGGAACGGCCCCGCGCGGAGGCGGGGGAGGCCGCCACCGGGGACGGCCGCGCCGCCGCCCCGGTCATCGAGAAGCCGCCGCCGGTACCGCCGGCCCGGCCCGAACCGGAGATCGAGAAGCCGCCGCCCGGCGCGGGCCGGCTCGTCCGGCTGCGCGCCCGGCTCGCCCGCTCCCAGGGCACGTTCGGCAAGGCGCTGCTCGGCCTGCTGTCGCGCGACACCCTGGACGACGAGGCATGGGAGGAGATCGAGGACACGCTGATCGGCGCCGACATGGGCGTCGCGGTGTCCCGGCAGATCGCCGAGGACCTGCGCACCCGCGTCCAGGTGCTCGGCACCCGCACCCCCGAGGAGGTGCGCGGCATGCTCCGGGACGAGCTGGTCAAGCAGATCGGCCCGGACGTGGACCGCGCGGTGCGAACGGCGCCGCACGGCACCCGGCCCGCCGTCGTGCTCGTCGTCGGCGTCAACGGCACCGGCAAGACCACGACCTGCGGCAAGCTCGCGCGCGTCCTGGTCGGGGACGGGCGCTCGGTCGTCCTCGGCGCCGCCGACACCTTCCGCGCCGCAGCCGCCGACCAGCTCGAAACGTGGGGGTCGCGGGTCGGCGCCCCGGTCGTCCGGCGCGAGGAGGGCGCCGACCCGGCCAGCGTCGCCTTCGACGCGGTCAAGAGGGGCATCGACGACAAGACCGACACGGTCATCGTGGACACCGCGGGCCGTCTGCACACCAAGACCGGCCTGATGGACGAGCTGGGCAAGGTCAAGCGGGTCATCGAGAAGCAGAGCCCGATCGACGAGATCCTGCTCGTCCTGGACGCCACCACCGGCCAGAACGGGATGCAGCAGGCGCGGGTGTTCGCCGAAGTGGTGAACGTCACGGGCGTGGTGCTCACGAAGCTGGACGGCACCGCCAAGGGCGGCATCGTCGTCCAGGTGCAGCGGGAGCTGGGCGTCCCGGTGAAACTCGTCGGCCTCGGCGAAGGCGCGGACGACCTCGCGCCCTTCGAACCGGAAGCCTTCGTGGACGCGATCCTGGGCGACTGA